The genomic interval ATGCCGATAGGCTTTCAACGGCCGACTCGGTGCCAAGGTCCTCCGGATGGTCTCGGCGTTCTGGAAGAAATAGTCCTTGGAGAAGGAGTAATAGGAGTATTGCTTGTGCAGAATCGCGAGCTTGGCATCGAGCTCGCCGTCGATCTCGGCGAAGAACCCATCCAGGTACTCGGGACTGGAGATCCTCTCCAGCTCCCGAACGTAGAGGCGGTAGAAGTCGGGATCGTCGAAGAGTCGTCGATGAAGCTCGACGTCTCGATACGAAAGCCCGAGCCCCGACGTGTCCCTCGACTCACCCCAGATCCCTCGTATCGGCCTATAGAAGTGAACGTCCCACTCCCGTCCCACTGGATCGAAACGACCGCTGACTGGATTGAGGTAGAAATGCATGTTCGCAGGTAGAAGTTGATGAAACCCGCCCACGAGATCCACGATGGCGTAGAACTTCGCCATTTTCTCGAGATCGAAGACTCTCGCGGGAGGGATCTCGCCGTCGAGGAAAGCATCATAGGTCTCCTGCAGCAGCGCCATCTGACGCTCCATGTTGGGGTCAACGAGTGCCTTGTCCTTGTCGAACACGGGAATGGACCTCGTCGGCTTGAACAACAACCCTTCACGATGCCGGTTGTGCTCGATCATTCGCTTGTCGAAAGCTTCCTCGAGGAAGTAGATCCCCTTGTGGGCCCCGTTGAGCGTCACGTCGACGAAATCGGTTCGTAGGGCAATCAGGTCCTCTCTCACGTGGAGCTTGTGGCAGACCCACTCGTAGATGCCGTAGCGGGTCTTGGGGTGCATGAGGTTGAACTTCTTCATGCCGAAGACCGTGTCTTCTCCCTTGGTCTTGACCCGGAGCGACCACTTATCCGAATTGACGTGATCGACCAGAGTTCCGTGCAGCTTCACTTTGACGTCGTGGACTTTGCCATTCACCGTGAGGGTGGCACCGACATAGCTCGCATCGGGTATCTCATCGTTGATGAAGGCGATCTCGCGAACATAGGCAAGCTGTTGAAGGTTATCGAGACTGATGTCGATGGTCATCGATTCGACCGGTGCCGCGAAGCCTTTCACGTAGTTGACGGGCATGGCCAATCCGGAATCGATGACATAATGGACGATCTGTTCCCACCCTTGAATCCGGTGATCTCGATGAAGCGTCGCGCCGTAGTAGACACAGGAAAGCGCCACGGCGGCGAGAGATCCGATTCCCAGGAGAACGGCGAGGAGCTTGGCGAGCAATCGATGACGGCGGAGGTAGCCGAACGGGCGGGCCGTCCTACGCCATACCGAACGGTCGTCAGGCTCTTTTACGTACATTGCGGACCCCCCAGTCCTGACGTCGAAAGGCCTCAACCGGCGGGCGCCGGTGGTATCGGACCCCTCGATGTTCTGTCCCCATCTTTACACTAAGGCAACTCTTCTCACATTGCCACCGTTTTTCTCGAAACGAGCCGCGACCAGTGAAGCTCTTGAAATCAATGGCGTTATACCTCTGCGAAGATAATGCTTTGCTAACTCGCGACTTTCGTATACATTAAGAGCTCCCCCCAAAAAAAAGCACCGATCTGTGGAGCGTCGCGAGCACTCCCCCCTCCTCGTGACGGCTGTTGTTGTCGGCCATGAACGAGAAAGTGAACATTTTGGGCATCGGTGTAAGCCCGATCAACACCTCGAAAGCCTTGAGGACGCTCGACGAGTGGATCGAGAAGAGGGAAAAGCATTACGTCACTATCACGAGCGTACACGGCATCGTCGAGAGCCAGAGCGACCGCGAGCTGAAACGTATCCACAACCGCGCGGGAATGGTGACTCCCGATGGGATGCCTTTGGTCTGGCTCAGTCGGCTCCAGGGGTTCGCAACGGTGGACCGGGTTTGCGGTCCGGAATTCCTTCCCGCTGTCTGCGAACATTCGGTGAATCGCCGATACCGTCACTACTTTTACGGCGGCAAGGACGGAGTCGCCGACCTTCTGAGAGACGGTTTGACGAGACGATTCCCCGGGCTCGAGGTCGTCGGGACTTTCTCGCCGCCGTTTCGAGCCCTCACCGAGGAGGAGGATCAGCGGATCGTCGCCACGTTGAACGAGGCCAATCCCGATATCGTTTGGGTGGGCCTCAGCACACCAAAACAGGAACGCTGGATGGCCGCCCACGCCGACCGACTCCAAGCACCGGTCCTCATTGGCGTGGGGGCGGCTTTCGATTTCAACGCTGGACTGCTGAGGCGAGCGCCCCGGTGGATGCAGCGTAGCGGGCTCGAATGGCTCTTCCGTCTGAGCATGGAGCCTTCGCGATTGTGGAAGCGTTACCTGCGAAACAATCCCCAATTCCTTTGGCTGGTCTTTCAGCAAATGCTTGGTTTGAAGCGATTCGAGTACGAAGTCTAGCGGCGTTCCAACCCGGTCCGCTTGCCAACCCGTGTTTTGCAGCATCTTGAAGGGGGAAGGATGAGAAGAGCACTCGTTTTGGGGGCCGGAGGTTTCATCGGTGGTCATCTGGTGAAGAAGCTCGAGAAGGAAGGCTACTGGGTTCGTGGGGTCGATTTGAAATTCCCCGAGTACGCCGCAACCCATGCCAACGATTTCGTCATCGCCGATTTGAGGGATCCTCAATCCTGTCGTTACGTCGTCGACCAGCCGTTCGATGAGGTCTACCAGCTGGCTGCCGACATGGGTGGAGCCGGGTTCGTTTTCACCGGAGAGAACGACGCCGACATCATGCACAACTCGGCGATGATCAATCTGAACATTCTGGAGGCCTGCCGACGAAGGAACGTGAAGAGAATCTTCTACTCATCCTCGGCATGCATCTACCCCGAATACAACCAGCTGGATCCGGAGAACCCCAAGACCGACGAGGCTTCTGCCTACCCCGCCGATCCCGACAGCGAGTACGGTTGGGAAAAGCTCTTCAGCGAGCGACTCTATCTCTCCTTCCACAGAAACTATGGTCTCGACGTCCGGGTGGCCCGCTATCACAACATCTTCGGCCCCGAGGGGACCTGGACCGGCGGCCGAGAGAAAGCTCCCGCCGCGCTCTGCCGGAAAGTGGCGGGAGCGCCCGACGGCGGAGAGATCGAGATTTGGGGAGACGGGACCCAGACCCGGTCCTTTCTGTACGTGGACGAGTGCGTCGAGGGCACGATGCGCCTCCTTCGCTCGGACTGGACTGGCCCGGTGAACATCGGCTCCGAGGAGATGGTGAGCATTAACAAGCTCGCCGCCCTGATCATGGAGATCGCGGGCAAGAAACTGTCGCTGCGACACGTGCCCGGTCCCCAGGGCGTACGGGGCAGAAACTCCGACAATCACCTCATCCACGAGAAACTGGGGTGGCGGCCCAGCCTGCCGCTGGTCGAGGGGCTGCGGAAGACCTATCCCTGGATCGAACGGCAGGTGGAGCAGAATCGTGCCGGCGCACCCTACGCTACCGTGGATGTTTCCGCAGCTAGCTGAACTCGGGTACAGTCATCAGTGAGCTTCATCAAGGAAGGAGTCTCGAAATCATGAAATGGATCAAGATACTGCTCGCTCTTGGATGTTTCGGCTTGTTCATTGGCTGCGCCCAGGCACAAGATAGCCCGCCGGGACAAGCCGATGAGGAGGCGACCGAGACGGAGACCACGGAGACGACCGAAGGGAACTTCGAGGTACTCGATCCCGAGAACTTCAGCGACCCGACTCGAATCGACAACGCCTGGATGCCGATGAAGCCGGGGACACGCTACGTTTACGAAGGAACGACCATCGAGGATGACGGCACCGCCGTGCCTCATCGGGTAGTGATCAACGTCACCGATTTCACCAAGGTCATCGGTGGGGTTCGCTCGGTCGTGACCTGGGACCTCGACTACAGCGACAACAATCTCGTCGAGGCGGAGCTCGCCTTCTTCGCCCAGGACGATGACGGCACGGTCTGGCGAATGGGTGAGTATCCCGAAGAGTACGAAGACGGCGAGTTCGTCGCCGCGCCGACGTGGATCCATGGATTCGAGGAGGCGAGGGCCGGAATCATGATGCAGGCGAACCCGCAGCTAGGTACACCCAGTTACGCTCAAGGGTGGGGGCCCGCGGTCGACTGGACGGACCGTGGAATCGTCGATCAGATGGGCCAGCAAGTCACGGTACCCGCGGGAAGCTTCGACGACGTCCTGGTGATTGCCGAGGGCAGCGCGGCGGAACCGGATGCCCAGCAGCTCAAATACTACGCTCGGGGCGTGGGGAACGTTTATGTAGGCTGGAGAGGCGAGGGGGAAAAGACGAAAGAAACGCTGGAGCTGACACAGTTCGAAGAGCTCGACGCCGAGGCAATGGCCGAGGTCCGCGCGGAGTCACTGAAGCTCGAGAAGCATGCCTACGAAGTCAGCAAGAACGTCTACGCTCACACGCCGCCGCTCGAGCCCGCAGCGGGTGAGGAACAATAGGCCTAGGTCAAGACGGATCGGAAAACACGCTCGTACCGGTCGACGACGTTCTCGAGCAAGAAGTTCTCTTCGTAGAACGCCTTGATCCGGGCGCGATCGAAGACGATCCTGCCCTCGAGGACGTCTCTGACCTTGCGGATCAGTTCGTCCAGGCTCTTTACGACGAGCCCGAGCTGATGCCGCTCCAGCAGCTCGTCGGGGTTCACGAAGGAGATGACCGGGACTCCCCGTGACCACGCCTGGAGAAAAGTGTTCGGGAACCCTTCGTGCTCCGAGGTATTGACGAAGATCCGGGCATTGTCGAACTCTTTCTCCACCTCTCCGAAGGCAAGAAATCCCTTGAAGCGGAGATTGGGGATCGGGCGAGCGCGCGCCTCGACCTCGCGGTAGAAGGCGCTCTCGGTGGCGCTGGCTCGCGACTGCCCACCGATCATGACGAACGAGGCATCGGGTATTCCTTTGGCGAGCTCGAGCAGCCACTGGGGCCTCTTGCGTCTCAGGATCTTGGCGACCCAGAGAACATCGTGACCCGGCGACGACGAAGGCGCTTCCACTCGGCGAAACCCGTTATGGATGATGGGAGCGTCTCGACCGAAGTTCTCTCTCAGCGACCGCTGCTGCCAGCGGTTCTGCACGGTGATCGCGTCACACCGTCGTAAACCCCAGAAATACAGCAACCGGTCTCTCAGGTATTGGATCTTCACGCTCTTCGGGTCGAAATCGGGATCATCGGCCCCGGAAAAGACCACCTTCCTACCGGCTCGCCGCGCAAAATAGACGACCGGGGCGAGACGAAACGTGGCGCCCCGAACGAAGTAGAGATCCGCATCCGATTGAACAAGGGCCCGCCACAAACGAGTCAGCCTGGGGTGGACGAAGCGAAGGACCGGGATGCCCTCATCCGGCCCGTAGGTGGTGAAGACCTCGAACGGCCCTAACCGTTCCGTCTCTTCGCGGCCGTGTCTCATCGTGATGAAGGACACCGAGTAGCCTCTTTTCGCGAGCTCCTCCCCGATGAGGGCCTGCTGAAGCTCGGCACCTCCCATGAATCCGTGGTCGGTATCCTGCTTGAGAACGGAGTAGGCGTTCGGGGCGACGAAACAGATCCGAGCACCCCGTCGACCCTGCGGTCGGTCGGCGGGGTTCATGAGAGCTCGAACCGACCCCGGAGTCGCTATCGAGCGGCCTCGCCGTGGAAAAGGGGTCGGCCGGCCGCCACCTCGGCCCGCAAGACCTCCTGAATGAGATCACTGAGGAACCAGGGGGGGAGCTCGCCGGAGCGTCGGAGTGCCTGCTTCATGACCGCACTCCTGACGGGCGCGGCACCGGTCGAGTCGAGGTCCACGTACTTCTCTTCCCTTTGCTCATATCCTATCTCGTCGAAAAAGATGGGTGTTACGCCGATACCGCCCAGATTCTCGAAGAGGGCTTTCACGGCGTCGAGCGGCAAGCGTTCGTCACCGGTGCCACATTCCGGTCCCACCACGACATGGCTGCACCCATAATTCTTCAAACAGAGCGCTCGAGCGACGACGTCCCGGGGATTGGGGAAACGAGGTTGCGCGGGAAAACTGCCGAAGAGGATTCGCTCAGAAGGATAGCGACCGAAATCGAACATCGCCTGGAAGACGCTATGAACGACCTCGGGAAGGAATTCTCCCGGGCTCGCGGGCTCGATAGCGGCGGCGATGAACAGACCGTCGGCGTCTGATTTCTCCAGAGCGCTACTCTGAACGATCTCGTGTACCCGATGAGGGATGTTTCGCGTTTGGAAGCCGACGACGCGATTCCAACCCTTCTTGACGAAAACCGACCGAGTTTGCGCGGGCGTCAGAGTATAGCGCTGGTACGGAGAGGAGAAACGCTTGACGAGAGTCACGTCTCCGGCGAGGAATGTCCCGTCGACCGAGCGAAGCCTCCGGACCCGCGGGTGCTCCGCGGTCGTATTGCCGAACCAAGAGCGAGCAAGAGCGTCGACATCGACGGAAAATACCTCTCGAGCATCGACGATGGCGATGACTCGTCCCTGGAGGTTCGCCACCGCGACTCGGGTGCCGGGCCCGATTTTTCGAGCGCTCTCACGGCCGATTGGCAGGAGCACCGGCATCGTCCAGATCGTCCCATCGGGCAGCCGGTTGGACTCGAGCGTGGATTCCAGCGTCTCGCGGTCCATGAACCCGGTGAGCGGCGAGTAGGCACCGACACCAACCTGCTCGCAATCGACGAGAACCGAGTCGTCCACCAGGATAGTCTCCAGGCCCTTCGGATCGTCCGAGTCTCCCGGGCTTGCGAGGCGCTGGACCAAACGTCCTCCGTGAGGCTCGACGAGCAGAGAAATGGACGGAAGAGGGTCCAAGGTGAAGGGTCGTCGAAGGCTGGTCTTGTATTGGTGAATGATCTTCAACAGCATTCCCGCGCAACCGATGGGGAACTTCCCCGTGGCCGTCTCCCCCGCGAGAACCAGACCGTCGGCGCCGTCCACGAGAGTATTGAACACGTCGTTCACCTCGGCCCGAGTGGGGGCCGGAAGCGTGGTCATCGACTCCATCAGGTTGGTGGCCACGTAGACCTTTCGACCCGCGTCGTGAGCCCTGCGGATGATGCTCTTCTGCGCGGCGGGTATCTGTTCTATGGGAACCTCCCGGGACAGATCGCCGCGGTCGATCAGGATCGCGTCCGAGGCGCGGGCGATCGCCTCCAAATTGCGCAGTCCCGCACGACACTCGATCTTGGAGATGACCCATGCCCCTGGTCCGGCGGCGTGGCGAATGACATCGATGTCGGACTCGCGGTTGGCAAAGGACAGAGCGACGTGTCTGATTCCGAGCTCGCGCCCGATGGCGAGAATCTTGTGGTCCTTCTCGGTCAAAGGCGACATGCTGATATCTCGCTCGAGCGTCACCGCCTTGTTCTGAGAGATCGTCCCTCCTCGGAGAACGCGCATCGCCACCGCGTCGGGCTCGATCTCGATCACCTGGACGAGAACATCGGCATCGATGTGTATGAAGTCGCCGACGACGAACTCCGCGGTGATCCCCGGAGGATAGAGGTTGAGCTCACGGCTGTTTCCGGGCACGCGAAGCTCACGAGCGCGAATGATGCTGTTCTCCCGGACGCGAATCGTCCCCTCCACGAGGTCACCGGTTCGAATTTGAGCCCCCTCGGTGTCGAGGGACAGAGGCACCGAGGTGTTCCTCTGAACGAAACGAATGATCCTCGCCGCATCTTCGACCTTCGTGTGAGACAGGTTCAGCCGGAAGAGACTCACGCCGAGCTCGTCGAGACGCTTGATGATTCGCTTGTTGAGTGACGAGGGTCCCAGGGTGCAGAGTAGTTCTATGTTGGCGTCGTTCCGGTTTTCATTCATGAGCTGTCCTACCTATGGCGTATTTTTCCCATCACTTCTGTCCGCGAGCCGGCAGTCCATTGAGCGCTCTCACGAGTCCGGTTGCCGGCCGGTAGTAGACCTGCCGCACCAGGTAATCCACACAAGGGAGCATGCGCGGCGGTCTCGATTTGGCCCGCCGTTCCTTGAGAAGCTTCACTTCGTCATCGAACTCGGGGAACCTGGCCTTCTCTCTCGGCAACAGCTCGAACCGGACGAAGTTGTAGAGCTCCATGTCGAGCCTCTGCGTCTCTAGAATTCGATCTCGGTATCG from Vicinamibacteria bacterium carries:
- a CDS encoding CotH kinase family protein yields the protein MYVKEPDDRSVWRRTARPFGYLRRHRLLAKLLAVLLGIGSLAAVALSCVYYGATLHRDHRIQGWEQIVHYVIDSGLAMPVNYVKGFAAPVESMTIDISLDNLQQLAYVREIAFINDEIPDASYVGATLTVNGKVHDVKVKLHGTLVDHVNSDKWSLRVKTKGEDTVFGMKKFNLMHPKTRYGIYEWVCHKLHVREDLIALRTDFVDVTLNGAHKGIYFLEEAFDKRMIEHNRHREGLLFKPTRSIPVFDKDKALVDPNMERQMALLQETYDAFLDGEIPPARVFDLEKMAKFYAIVDLVGGFHQLLPANMHFYLNPVSGRFDPVGREWDVHFYRPIRGIWGESRDTSGLGLSYRDVELHRRLFDDPDFYRLYVRELERISSPEYLDGFFAEIDGELDAKLAILHKQYSYYSFSKDYFFQNAETIRRTLAPSRPLKAYRHAGDGDRVVLSIQNLVSVPMEILSLSRGGVVLEPVSPAVLPPASKEAYGRFERVSFPALGESPEVAPGLVVPWVLSASVLGSTTRLPIDVLPWPYEGGPVRRDLVRQEPNHREFEFVEVDESSGTLFLKPGEWQLPRNLVIPPGLRVVSHGGFHLDLRSSAAVLSYSPLYLLGSEEEPIVIESSDRTGQGLVVLSAGEVSKLNHVTFRNLSNPNQLGWTLTGAITFYESPVEFTDCRFVENGSEDGLNIIRSEFLIRNSLFDRPRADALDADFSRGSIENTMLRGCGNDGIDVSGSQIELRQVVIDGAEDKALSVGEHSVMRAWDVEIRNAELAVASKDSSEMILENITLSRSTIGFTAYVKKAEFGPASINARGVRMEAVEIPFLVEESSSVIVDGVEAVSSRKNVKDILYGVEFGKASVR
- a CDS encoding glycosyltransferase family 4 protein, encoding MNPADRPQGRRGARICFVAPNAYSVLKQDTDHGFMGGAELQQALIGEELAKRGYSVSFITMRHGREETERLGPFEVFTTYGPDEGIPVLRFVHPRLTRLWRALVQSDADLYFVRGATFRLAPVVYFARRAGRKVVFSGADDPDFDPKSVKIQYLRDRLLYFWGLRRCDAITVQNRWQQRSLRENFGRDAPIIHNGFRRVEAPSSSPGHDVLWVAKILRRKRPQWLLELAKGIPDASFVMIGGQSRASATESAFYREVEARARPIPNLRFKGFLAFGEVEKEFDNARIFVNTSEHEGFPNTFLQAWSRGVPVISFVNPDELLERHQLGLVVKSLDELIRKVRDVLEGRIVFDRARIKAFYEENFLLENVVDRYERVFRSVLT
- a CDS encoding NAD-dependent epimerase/dehydratase family protein, which encodes MRRALVLGAGGFIGGHLVKKLEKEGYWVRGVDLKFPEYAATHANDFVIADLRDPQSCRYVVDQPFDEVYQLAADMGGAGFVFTGENDADIMHNSAMINLNILEACRRRNVKRIFYSSSACIYPEYNQLDPENPKTDEASAYPADPDSEYGWEKLFSERLYLSFHRNYGLDVRVARYHNIFGPEGTWTGGREKAPAALCRKVAGAPDGGEIEIWGDGTQTRSFLYVDECVEGTMRLLRSDWTGPVNIGSEEMVSINKLAALIMEIAGKKLSLRHVPGPQGVRGRNSDNHLIHEKLGWRPSLPLVEGLRKTYPWIERQVEQNRAGAPYATVDVSAAS
- a CDS encoding WecB/TagA/CpsF family glycosyltransferase, coding for MNEKVNILGIGVSPINTSKALRTLDEWIEKREKHYVTITSVHGIVESQSDRELKRIHNRAGMVTPDGMPLVWLSRLQGFATVDRVCGPEFLPAVCEHSVNRRYRHYFYGGKDGVADLLRDGLTRRFPGLEVVGTFSPPFRALTEEEDQRIVATLNEANPDIVWVGLSTPKQERWMAAHADRLQAPVLIGVGAAFDFNAGLLRRAPRWMQRSGLEWLFRLSMEPSRLWKRYLRNNPQFLWLVFQQMLGLKRFEYEV
- a CDS encoding pyruvate kinase; this translates as MNENRNDANIELLCTLGPSSLNKRIIKRLDELGVSLFRLNLSHTKVEDAARIIRFVQRNTSVPLSLDTEGAQIRTGDLVEGTIRVRENSIIRARELRVPGNSRELNLYPPGITAEFVVGDFIHIDADVLVQVIEIEPDAVAMRVLRGGTISQNKAVTLERDISMSPLTEKDHKILAIGRELGIRHVALSFANRESDIDVIRHAAGPGAWVISKIECRAGLRNLEAIARASDAILIDRGDLSREVPIEQIPAAQKSIIRRAHDAGRKVYVATNLMESMTTLPAPTRAEVNDVFNTLVDGADGLVLAGETATGKFPIGCAGMLLKIIHQYKTSLRRPFTLDPLPSISLLVEPHGGRLVQRLASPGDSDDPKGLETILVDDSVLVDCEQVGVGAYSPLTGFMDRETLESTLESNRLPDGTIWTMPVLLPIGRESARKIGPGTRVAVANLQGRVIAIVDAREVFSVDVDALARSWFGNTTAEHPRVRRLRSVDGTFLAGDVTLVKRFSSPYQRYTLTPAQTRSVFVKKGWNRVVGFQTRNIPHRVHEIVQSSALEKSDADGLFIAAAIEPASPGEFLPEVVHSVFQAMFDFGRYPSERILFGSFPAQPRFPNPRDVVARALCLKNYGCSHVVVGPECGTGDERLPLDAVKALFENLGGIGVTPIFFDEIGYEQREEKYVDLDSTGAAPVRSAVMKQALRRSGELPPWFLSDLIQEVLRAEVAAGRPLFHGEAAR